In the Bradyrhizobium guangzhouense genome, one interval contains:
- a CDS encoding ABC transporter ATP-binding protein, producing MSAPLVEVSAISRSYAMRSGMFGRATAVHAVDGVSLTIPKGETLGLVGESGSGKSTTGRIVLGLEPPDRGEVRFDGKLIAAPGTPAWRTQRARMQMIFQDPLGALDRRLPVATQIREPLDTHGVGTPAERNERVRELLRAVELTVAHGARYPGGLSGGQRQRVVLARALATKPDFLVCDEPVSALDVSIQAQVVNLLCDLQARLGLTLLFISHDLRVVRQISNTVAVMYLGRIVEIGRADDLFARPEHPYTQALVSASPAPGRRSAGRIVLAGDPPNPAARPQGCAFHPRCPRAIARCASEAPVLAAVGGDRQVACHLVTGQQAQTRDAA from the coding sequence ATGAGCGCGCCGCTCGTCGAAGTGTCCGCGATCTCGCGCAGCTATGCGATGCGCTCCGGAATGTTCGGCCGAGCTACGGCCGTTCATGCTGTCGACGGCGTGTCGCTGACGATTCCCAAGGGCGAAACGCTGGGCCTCGTCGGTGAATCCGGTTCGGGCAAGTCGACGACGGGACGCATCGTGCTCGGCCTCGAGCCGCCCGATCGCGGCGAGGTGCGGTTCGACGGCAAGCTGATCGCTGCGCCCGGAACGCCAGCATGGCGGACGCAGAGGGCGCGCATGCAGATGATCTTCCAGGATCCGCTGGGCGCGCTGGACCGGCGTTTGCCGGTCGCGACCCAGATCCGCGAACCCCTCGACACCCATGGCGTCGGCACGCCGGCCGAGCGCAATGAGCGCGTGCGCGAATTGCTGCGCGCCGTCGAGCTGACGGTTGCCCATGGCGCACGCTATCCGGGCGGCCTTTCCGGCGGCCAGCGCCAGCGCGTCGTGCTGGCGCGGGCGCTGGCGACGAAGCCCGACTTCCTCGTCTGCGACGAGCCGGTCAGCGCGCTCGACGTTTCGATCCAGGCCCAGGTCGTGAATCTGCTCTGCGACCTCCAGGCCCGGCTTGGGCTGACACTGCTGTTCATCAGCCACGATCTGCGCGTTGTCAGGCAGATCAGCAACACCGTCGCGGTCATGTATCTCGGTCGCATCGTCGAGATCGGCCGCGCCGACGATCTGTTTGCGCGGCCCGAGCATCCGTACACGCAGGCGTTGGTTTCGGCCTCGCCTGCGCCCGGCCGCCGCAGCGCGGGTCGCATCGTCTTGGCAGGCGATCCGCCGAACCCGGCCGCGCGCCCGCAAGGCTGCGCCTTCCATCCGCGCTGCCCGCGTGCCATCGCGCGCTGTGCGAGCGAGGCGCCGGTTCTCGCCGCTGTCGGCGGCGATCGCCAAGTGGCCTGCCATCTCGTGACGGGGCAGCAAGCCCAGACTCGGGACGCGGCGTGA
- a CDS encoding ABC transporter permease, which yields MGRYFAIRIGRAALTIVLVVTFAFVVLRLSGDPALMILGPEAPPEVLAAFRKAWGLDDPIWFQYLDYFGAIAKGELGRSMRDGRPAIELVLERIPATLALTLPAFVFKVALGVPAGIYAALHRGSAIDRAVMMTAVAGFTVPSFVLALLLVLIFAVQLGWLPSGGQDSWRHAILPIATLSLGGAAVLARFTRSAMLEVLGQPYIRTASAKGVPWRKVVMSHALPNAAIPTVTILGFMVGSLIAGAVVVESVFAWPGVGRLLVVAVANRDLAVVQCILLLVALTMVTSNLIVDFLYGFLDPRLRAKGAHA from the coding sequence ATGGGGCGCTATTTCGCCATCCGCATTGGACGTGCGGCGCTCACGATCGTGCTCGTCGTCACGTTCGCCTTCGTCGTACTGCGTCTCTCGGGCGATCCCGCGCTGATGATCCTGGGACCGGAAGCGCCGCCGGAAGTCCTCGCGGCCTTCCGCAAGGCCTGGGGCCTCGATGATCCCATCTGGTTTCAGTACCTCGATTACTTCGGTGCGATCGCCAAGGGCGAGCTGGGCCGCTCCATGCGTGACGGGCGTCCGGCGATCGAGCTGGTGCTGGAGCGGATCCCGGCGACGCTGGCACTGACGCTGCCGGCCTTCGTGTTCAAGGTCGCGCTTGGCGTTCCCGCCGGCATCTACGCCGCGCTGCATCGGGGCTCTGCGATCGATCGTGCGGTGATGATGACTGCGGTGGCCGGGTTTACCGTGCCGAGCTTCGTGCTCGCGTTGCTGCTGGTGCTGATCTTCGCCGTGCAGCTGGGCTGGCTGCCATCGGGCGGGCAGGACAGCTGGCGCCACGCCATCCTGCCGATTGCGACACTCAGCCTCGGCGGCGCCGCCGTGCTGGCGCGCTTTACCCGCAGCGCGATGCTGGAGGTGCTCGGCCAACCCTATATCCGCACCGCCTCGGCCAAGGGCGTGCCGTGGCGCAAGGTGGTGATGTCGCATGCGCTGCCGAACGCGGCGATCCCGACTGTCACCATCCTCGGCTTTATGGTCGGCTCGCTGATCGCGGGCGCGGTCGTGGTCGAGAGCGTGTTTGCCTGGCCGGGAGTAGGGCGGCTGCTCGTCGTTGCCGTCGCCAACCGCGATCTCGCGGTCGTGCAATGCATCCTCTTGCTGGTGGCGCTGACCATGGTCACGTCGAACCTGATCGTCGACTTTCTCTACGGCTTCCTGGATCCGCGTCTGCGTGCCAAGGGAGCCCACGCATGA
- a CDS encoding ABC transporter permease, which yields MTDATLKDAPIRRRISLPAIPVSVALAIAWIVAMLVIAAFAEKIAPYGYTQFDLRNRLAAPGNVAHWLGTDELGRDVLSRLLVSVRISLLIAFGATAISAVVGTTLGFLAAHFRGAVEQLVLMLSDFQASMPFLIMALAVLAFFGNSLPFLIGLMGLFGWERYARIARGLAISANAQGYAAAVRQLGATPARIYIRHILPNIASTLIVSTTLVFPEVILMESGLSFLGLGVQPPMTSLGNMVGYGREYLTRAPWIMLAPAATIVVTTLAVSVIGDWLRDKLDPTLQ from the coding sequence ATGACCGACGCGACGCTGAAGGACGCACCCATTCGCCGCCGCATCAGCCTGCCGGCGATCCCGGTGTCGGTCGCGCTGGCGATCGCCTGGATCGTCGCGATGCTCGTCATCGCGGCCTTCGCGGAGAAGATAGCGCCCTATGGCTACACTCAGTTCGACCTGCGCAATCGCCTGGCTGCGCCCGGCAACGTCGCACACTGGCTCGGCACCGACGAGCTCGGCCGCGACGTGCTGTCGCGGCTGCTCGTCTCGGTCCGCATCTCGCTGCTGATCGCGTTCGGCGCCACCGCGATCTCGGCCGTCGTCGGCACCACGCTGGGCTTCCTCGCTGCGCATTTCCGCGGGGCCGTCGAGCAGCTCGTGCTGATGTTGTCCGACTTCCAGGCCAGCATGCCGTTCCTGATCATGGCGCTGGCCGTGCTCGCCTTCTTCGGTAACTCGTTGCCATTTCTGATCGGCCTGATGGGCCTGTTCGGCTGGGAGCGCTACGCCCGCATCGCCCGCGGCCTTGCCATCTCCGCCAATGCGCAGGGCTATGCGGCCGCCGTCCGCCAGTTGGGCGCAACGCCGGCGCGGATCTACATCAGGCACATCCTGCCCAACATCGCCTCGACCCTGATCGTCTCGACCACGCTGGTTTTCCCCGAGGTGATCCTGATGGAGTCTGGCCTGTCCTTCCTCGGCCTCGGCGTCCAGCCGCCGATGACCAGCCTCGGCAACATGGTCGGCTATGGCCGCGAATATCTGACCCGGGCGCCCTGGATCATGCTGGCGCCGGCGGCGACCATTGTAGTGACCACGCTGGCCGTCTCTGTGATCGGCGACTGGCTGCGCGACAAGCTCGATCCGACGTTGCAATAG
- the ilvD gene encoding dihydroxy-acid dehydratase — protein MPAYRSRTTTHGRNMAGARGLWRATGMKDGDFGKPIIAVVNSFTQFVPGHVHLKDLGQLVAREIEQAGGVAKEFNTIAVDDGIAMGHDGMLYSLPSRELIADSVEYMANAHCADGLVCISNCDKITPGMLMAALRLNIPAVFVSGGPMEAGKVKLQGKTKAVDLIDAMVAAADSKVSDDDVKVIERSACPTCGSCSGMFTANSMNCLTEALGLALPGNGTVVATHADRKRLFVEAGHTIVDLVRRYYEQDDASVLPRNIANFKAFENAMTLDIAMGGSTNTVLHLLAAAHEGEVAFTMQDIDRLSRRVPVLCKVAPSVADVHVEDVHRAGGIMGILGELDRAGLIDTSVTTVHAPTMNEALERWDIKRSKSEAVRTFYRASPGGIPTQVAFSQERRYDELDADREKGVVRDLAHAFSKDGGLAVLYGNLAQDGCIVKTAGVDSSILKFSGPARVFESQDAAVEGILGGKVVAGEIVVIIYEGPRGGPGMQEMLYPTSYLKSMGLGKACALVTDGRFSGGSSGLSIGHLSPEAAEGGNIALVRTGDRIAIDIPNRSINLEISDEELASRRAAEEAKGDAAWQPAARKRNVSTALQAYAALTTSAARGAVREVKRRTK, from the coding sequence ATGCCAGCCTATCGCTCCCGCACCACCACCCACGGCCGCAACATGGCGGGCGCCCGCGGCCTCTGGCGCGCGACGGGCATGAAGGACGGCGATTTCGGCAAGCCGATCATCGCGGTCGTCAACTCGTTCACCCAGTTCGTGCCCGGCCACGTGCACCTGAAGGACCTCGGCCAGCTGGTCGCCCGCGAGATCGAGCAGGCCGGCGGCGTCGCCAAGGAATTCAACACCATCGCAGTCGACGACGGCATCGCCATGGGCCATGACGGCATGCTCTACAGCCTGCCGTCGCGCGAGCTGATCGCCGACAGCGTCGAGTACATGGCGAACGCGCATTGTGCCGACGGCCTCGTCTGCATCTCCAATTGCGACAAGATCACCCCCGGCATGCTGATGGCCGCGCTGCGGCTCAATATTCCCGCCGTGTTCGTCTCGGGCGGCCCGATGGAGGCCGGCAAGGTCAAGCTCCAGGGCAAGACCAAGGCCGTCGATCTCATCGACGCCATGGTGGCCGCGGCCGATTCCAAGGTCAGCGACGACGACGTCAAGGTCATCGAGCGCTCGGCGTGCCCGACCTGCGGCTCCTGCTCGGGCATGTTCACCGCCAACTCCATGAACTGCCTGACCGAGGCGCTCGGCCTCGCGCTGCCCGGCAACGGCACGGTGGTTGCCACCCATGCCGACCGCAAGCGCCTGTTCGTCGAGGCCGGCCACACCATCGTCGATCTCGTCCGCCGCTATTACGAGCAGGACGATGCCTCCGTGCTGCCGCGCAACATCGCGAATTTCAAGGCGTTCGAGAACGCGATGACGCTCGACATCGCCATGGGCGGCTCGACCAATACCGTGCTGCATCTGCTCGCCGCCGCCCATGAAGGCGAGGTGGCCTTCACCATGCAGGATATCGACCGCTTGTCGCGCCGCGTGCCCGTGCTCTGCAAGGTCGCACCCTCGGTTGCCGACGTGCATGTCGAGGACGTGCATCGCGCCGGCGGTATCATGGGTATTTTGGGCGAACTCGATCGCGCCGGCCTGATCGACACCTCGGTTACGACCGTGCACGCGCCGACCATGAACGAGGCGCTGGAGCGCTGGGACATCAAGCGCTCCAAGAGCGAGGCTGTCCGCACCTTCTACCGCGCGTCGCCCGGCGGCATCCCGACGCAAGTCGCCTTCAGCCAGGAGCGCCGCTACGACGAGCTCGATGCCGACCGCGAGAAGGGCGTGGTGCGCGATCTCGCGCACGCCTTCAGCAAGGACGGCGGTCTTGCCGTGCTCTACGGCAACCTCGCGCAGGACGGCTGCATCGTGAAGACGGCGGGCGTCGATTCGTCGATCCTGAAATTCTCCGGCCCGGCGCGCGTGTTCGAAAGCCAGGATGCGGCCGTCGAAGGCATTCTGGGCGGCAAGGTCGTCGCCGGCGAAATCGTGGTCATCATCTATGAAGGCCCGCGCGGCGGTCCCGGCATGCAGGAGATGCTGTATCCGACCAGCTATTTGAAATCGATGGGCCTCGGCAAAGCCTGCGCGCTCGTCACCGACGGCCGCTTCTCCGGCGGCTCCTCGGGCCTGTCGATCGGCCATCTCTCGCCTGAGGCGGCCGAGGGCGGCAACATCGCGCTGGTGCGCACCGGCGATCGCATCGCGATCGACATCCCGAACCGCAGCATCAACCTCGAGATCTCCGACGAGGAGCTCGCGAGCCGTCGTGCGGCGGAAGAGGCGAAGGGTGATGCCGCCTGGCAGCCTGCGGCGCGCAAGCGCAACGTCTCGACCGCGCTGCAGGCCTATGCTGCGCTCACCACCAGCGCTGCCCGGGGCGCCGTGCGAGAAGTGAAGCGTCGCACGAAGTAA
- a CDS encoding MFS transporter, with amino-acid sequence MTELSAQIRAANMAMHGPSSGVAFRSLVIGLTAFLTVVDLFATQAILPSLTRHYGVTPAAMGFAVNASTFGMAISSLVVGFFSPHIDRRLGILLSLTLLAIPTSLLAVAPNLAVFTALRVAQGLCMASAFALTLAHLGEQCSAMDAGGAFAAYITGNVASNLIGRLISAAVADRLGLSWNFYFFAALNLTGAVLVYFTINRVRPMHAMTTAASPLAALFAHWRNPRLRAAFGIGFCILFAFIGTFTFVNFVLVRPPLSLGMMDLGLVYFVFLPSIVTTLLAGKIAARIGTRPAIWGALGLAALGVLLTLSPRLAEVLTGMVLVGVGTFFAQAAATGFVGQAATENRGVASGIYLACYFLGGLAGTAVLGQIFDLMGWTACAIGVAVALGAAALLTFKLKTD; translated from the coding sequence ATGACCGAACTGTCCGCGCAGATCAGAGCGGCCAACATGGCGATGCATGGACCCTCGTCCGGCGTCGCCTTCCGCTCGCTCGTCATCGGCCTGACCGCGTTCCTGACGGTCGTCGATCTGTTTGCGACCCAGGCCATCCTGCCGTCTCTGACGCGCCATTACGGCGTGACGCCGGCCGCCATGGGCTTTGCAGTCAACGCTTCCACCTTTGGCATGGCGATATCGAGCCTCGTCGTCGGCTTCTTCAGCCCGCATATCGACCGGAGGCTTGGCATTCTCCTCAGCCTCACGCTGCTCGCGATCCCGACCAGCCTGCTTGCGGTGGCCCCCAATCTCGCTGTCTTCACGGCTCTCCGCGTGGCGCAAGGGCTGTGCATGGCGTCGGCGTTTGCGCTGACGCTCGCTCATCTCGGCGAACAATGCAGCGCGATGGATGCCGGCGGCGCCTTTGCCGCCTACATCACCGGCAACGTCGCGAGCAATCTGATCGGGCGGCTGATCTCGGCCGCCGTCGCCGATCGTCTCGGATTATCCTGGAATTTCTACTTCTTTGCCGCGCTCAATCTGACCGGCGCGGTTCTGGTCTATTTCACCATCAATCGCGTCCGGCCCATGCACGCGATGACCACGGCCGCCTCCCCGCTTGCCGCCCTGTTCGCGCACTGGCGCAATCCGCGGCTGCGCGCAGCCTTCGGCATCGGCTTTTGCATCCTGTTCGCCTTCATCGGCACCTTCACGTTCGTGAATTTCGTGCTGGTGCGGCCGCCACTCTCGCTCGGCATGATGGACCTTGGCCTCGTCTATTTCGTCTTCCTGCCCTCGATCGTCACCACGCTTCTCGCCGGCAAGATCGCCGCGCGCATCGGGACACGACCGGCAATCTGGGGCGCGCTCGGCCTCGCCGCGCTCGGCGTGCTCTTGACGCTGAGCCCACGTCTCGCCGAGGTGTTGACCGGAATGGTCCTGGTCGGCGTCGGGACGTTCTTCGCCCAGGCGGCCGCGACCGGCTTCGTCGGACAGGCCGCAACCGAAAACCGCGGCGTCGCCAGCGGCATTTATCTGGCCTGCTATTTCCTGGGAGGTCTGGCAGGCACCGCCGTGCTTGGACAGATCTTCGATTTGATGGGATGGACGGCGTGCGCGATCGGCGTCGCGGTTGCCCTCGGCGCAGCGGCTCTCTTGACGTTCAAGTTGAAGACCGACTGA
- a CDS encoding cupin domain-containing protein, with translation MFAIHPASAGECPADKVKPNARQMVDYKPVGVTDVTLGSIDLEKQPANIRDRELRFRKLTIEPGGIVPWHSHDDRPALIFVQQGEIVEYASNCVDPIAHKAGDIRAEVAGTSHWWKNLGKESVILYVGDVRKDQHDHNM, from the coding sequence ATGTTCGCGATCCACCCCGCATCTGCCGGCGAATGCCCGGCCGACAAGGTCAAGCCGAATGCCCGGCAAATGGTCGACTACAAGCCGGTCGGCGTCACCGACGTCACGCTCGGCTCGATCGACCTCGAGAAGCAGCCGGCCAACATCAGGGATCGCGAGCTGCGCTTCCGCAAGCTGACAATCGAGCCCGGCGGCATCGTGCCCTGGCACAGCCATGACGACCGTCCGGCACTGATCTTCGTGCAGCAAGGCGAGATCGTCGAATATGCCTCCAACTGCGTCGATCCGATCGCGCACAAGGCCGGCGATATCAGGGCCGAGGTCGCCGGTACCTCGCACTGGTGGAAGAACCTCGGCAAGGAGAGCGTCATTCTCTACGTCGGCGACGTCCGCAAGGATCAGCACGATCACAACATGTAG
- a CDS encoding peroxiredoxin-like family protein, translating into MTSLTPADAERLKLAFQRCRDMEGTLNEQLRAYADAGREIFPAYGNAVDRLVERLGQNGGGENAPRPGEVMPPFMLPDDRGQLVGLPSLLTRGPVAVMFFRGHWCPYCRLNVRAVIQAQDRINAMGAQIVAIMPETQEYTEKFIADSGAPFPVLTDLDNGYALSLNLAIWLGTEIQLLLSYQDMAKFHGNDGWMLPIPAVFVVGRDGLVKARFVDPDFRKRMEIDDLLAALESACREN; encoded by the coding sequence ATGACGTCGTTGACCCCAGCCGATGCCGAACGGCTCAAGCTTGCCTTTCAGCGCTGTCGCGACATGGAGGGCACGCTGAACGAGCAGCTCCGTGCCTATGCGGATGCGGGCCGCGAGATATTCCCTGCTTACGGCAACGCGGTCGATCGCCTGGTCGAGCGGCTGGGCCAGAATGGCGGCGGCGAGAACGCGCCGCGTCCGGGTGAGGTGATGCCGCCCTTCATGCTGCCCGACGATCGCGGGCAGCTCGTTGGATTGCCATCGTTGCTGACGCGCGGGCCTGTGGCCGTGATGTTCTTTCGCGGGCACTGGTGTCCCTACTGCCGGCTCAACGTCCGCGCGGTGATCCAGGCGCAGGACCGGATCAATGCGATGGGCGCGCAGATCGTCGCGATCATGCCGGAGACGCAGGAATATACCGAGAAGTTCATTGCCGATTCGGGCGCGCCGTTTCCGGTGCTCACCGACCTCGACAACGGCTATGCGCTGTCGCTCAACCTGGCGATCTGGCTGGGCACCGAGATCCAGCTTTTATTGTCTTACCAGGACATGGCAAAATTCCACGGCAATGACGGCTGGATGCTGCCGATCCCGGCTGTCTTCGTTGTCGGTCGGGACGGCCTCGTCAAAGCCCGCTTCGTCGATCCCGATTTTCGCAAGCGCATGGAGATCGACGATTTGCTCGCGGCGCTGGAGAGCGCGTGCCGGGAGAACTAG
- a CDS encoding LysR family transcriptional regulator yields the protein MEMHQVRYFLAVAQLLNFTRAAEECNVTQPSLTRAIKQLEAELGGDLFRRERPAAQLTELGQRMHPLLKQCYEAAAGARSLASSYKSGEVGALRVALTHAIDLSLLIPHLNQIRRQFNRLEFRFLRGSSREVADYLRKGEAELGIAAEIDEAWERLDVWPLFTENFDLVIAKGHRLAGRSTIECDDLRAEQMLSRNYCEHASRISSSLREHGVDVDHGHEISCERDLIELVEADIGIAMLPHTSPVPENLRRVALSGLDARRTVNLYGVAGRQRTAVANAVMRMLRGADWRAIAG from the coding sequence ATGGAAATGCACCAGGTCCGCTATTTCCTCGCGGTCGCACAACTCCTGAACTTCACGCGCGCCGCCGAGGAATGCAATGTGACGCAGCCCTCGCTGACGCGGGCCATCAAGCAGCTCGAGGCTGAGCTTGGCGGCGACCTGTTTCGCCGCGAGCGGCCGGCCGCGCAGCTGACCGAGCTCGGCCAGCGGATGCACCCGCTGTTGAAGCAGTGCTACGAGGCCGCGGCCGGTGCACGCTCGCTCGCCTCGTCCTATAAGAGCGGCGAAGTCGGCGCGCTGCGCGTTGCGCTGACCCACGCCATCGACCTCTCATTGCTCATTCCACATCTCAACCAGATCAGGCGGCAGTTCAACCGGCTCGAGTTTCGTTTCCTGCGCGGCTCGAGCCGCGAGGTCGCAGACTATCTCAGGAAGGGTGAAGCCGAGCTCGGCATTGCCGCCGAGATCGACGAGGCCTGGGAGCGGCTCGACGTCTGGCCGCTATTCACCGAGAATTTCGATCTCGTGATCGCGAAAGGCCACCGGCTTGCGGGCCGGAGCACGATCGAATGCGACGATCTTCGCGCAGAGCAAATGCTGAGCCGAAACTATTGCGAGCATGCCAGCCGGATCTCGTCGAGCTTGCGCGAGCACGGCGTCGATGTCGATCACGGCCATGAGATCTCCTGTGAGCGCGACCTTATCGAACTGGTCGAGGCCGACATCGGCATCGCGATGCTGCCGCATACCTCACCGGTGCCCGAAAACCTCAGGCGCGTCGCTCTCAGCGGCCTCGACGCGCGCCGCACCGTCAACCTCTACGGTGTCGCCGGCCGTCAGCGGACGGCCGTCGCCAACGCGGTGATGCGGATGCTGCGCGGCGCGGATTGGCGGGCCATCGCGGGGTGA
- a CDS encoding 3-hydroxybutyrate dehydrogenase, with protein MNIPVKPQTSRTTRALAGKVALVTGSTSGIGLGIIKALAAEGADVVLNGLGIAAEIGKIREQIAVEFGVKASFSPADMTRPKSIAEMIAATIAQSGRLDILVNNAGIQHVAPLDQFPVDKWDQILAINLTSAFHTTRLALPAMRRNGFGRIINIASTHGLVASPFKAAYVTAKHGIVGLTKVTALETAEEAITCNAICPGYVYTPLVEAQIDDQAKAHGISRDQVIRDVLLAQQPNKRFATVEELGALAVFLSTEAAASITGIALPVDGGWTAH; from the coding sequence ATGAATATCCCCGTCAAGCCACAGACATCCCGGACCACACGGGCGCTCGCCGGCAAAGTCGCTCTCGTCACGGGCTCGACCAGCGGCATCGGGCTCGGCATCATCAAGGCGCTCGCCGCTGAAGGTGCCGACGTCGTCCTGAACGGGCTCGGCATCGCCGCCGAGATCGGCAAGATCCGGGAGCAGATCGCGGTCGAGTTCGGCGTCAAGGCAAGCTTCTCGCCGGCCGACATGACGCGGCCGAAATCGATTGCCGAGATGATCGCAGCGACCATCGCGCAGTCCGGCCGGCTCGACATCCTCGTCAACAATGCCGGCATCCAGCACGTCGCGCCGCTTGATCAGTTTCCGGTCGACAAATGGGACCAGATCCTTGCGATCAATCTGACTTCGGCCTTTCACACCACGCGGCTTGCGCTTCCCGCGATGCGCCGGAACGGGTTCGGCCGCATCATCAATATCGCCTCGACGCACGGCCTGGTGGCTTCGCCTTTCAAGGCGGCCTATGTCACCGCCAAGCACGGCATCGTCGGCCTGACCAAGGTGACGGCGCTGGAAACCGCGGAGGAGGCGATCACCTGCAACGCGATCTGCCCCGGCTATGTCTACACGCCGCTGGTCGAAGCGCAGATCGACGATCAGGCCAAGGCGCACGGCATTTCCCGCGATCAGGTGATCCGCGACGTCTTGCTGGCCCAGCAGCCCAACAAGCGCTTTGCCACGGTCGAGGAGCTCGGCGCGCTCGCGGTGTTTCTGTCGACGGAGGCTGCGGCCTCCATCACCGGCATCGCGCTTCCGGTGGACGGCGGCTGGACCGCGCATTGA
- a CDS encoding patatin-like phospholipase family protein, giving the protein MNGNTESIGSGNLPGQVVLVLQGGGALGSYQAGVYQALHEAGIEPDWIIGTSIGAINASLIAGNEPQHRLERLKVFWKRMEQSPPWSFRSAFPGFNEKLTYWSTVTSGIPGFFRPNPLAHAGDSYPLGADHAGFYSTAPLEKTLNELVDFRLVNRCTPRLTVGAAHVRSSRMRYFDSRDGELTVKHVMASGALPPAFPAVRIDGELYWDGGILSNTPTEAVFDDNPRKDSLIFAVHLWNPVGGEPTTMAEVLNRHKDVQYSSRIASQITRQQQAHRLRHVINQLAARLPEHERSNPAVRELTSYGCPTRMHVVRLLAPQLDHETHTKDIDFSPSGIFRRWDAGYAHTQSALASKPWQGEFDPLAGVILHDQQEMMPMAAE; this is encoded by the coding sequence ATGAACGGCAACACTGAGAGTATCGGGTCGGGGAACCTGCCTGGCCAGGTCGTGCTGGTGCTGCAGGGTGGCGGCGCGCTCGGCTCCTACCAGGCCGGCGTCTACCAGGCTCTGCACGAGGCCGGCATCGAGCCGGACTGGATCATCGGCACCTCGATAGGTGCGATCAATGCCAGCCTGATCGCCGGCAACGAGCCGCAGCATCGGCTCGAGCGCCTGAAAGTGTTTTGGAAGCGGATGGAGCAGAGCCCGCCCTGGAGCTTCCGCTCCGCATTCCCCGGCTTCAACGAAAAACTCACCTATTGGTCGACCGTCACAAGCGGCATTCCCGGCTTCTTCCGGCCCAATCCGCTGGCGCATGCCGGCGATTCCTATCCGCTCGGCGCCGATCACGCCGGCTTCTATTCCACCGCGCCGCTCGAGAAGACGTTGAACGAGCTCGTCGACTTCCGCCTGGTCAATCGCTGCACGCCGCGGCTGACGGTGGGCGCGGCCCATGTGCGCTCGAGCCGGATGCGCTATTTCGACAGCCGCGACGGCGAGTTGACGGTGAAGCATGTGATGGCGTCAGGTGCGCTGCCGCCGGCGTTCCCAGCGGTGCGGATCGACGGCGAGCTCTACTGGGACGGCGGCATTCTCTCGAACACACCGACGGAGGCGGTGTTCGACGACAATCCGCGCAAGGACTCGCTGATTTTCGCCGTGCATCTCTGGAATCCGGTAGGTGGTGAGCCAACCACGATGGCCGAGGTCCTGAACCGCCATAAGGACGTGCAGTATTCCAGCCGTATCGCAAGCCAGATCACGCGCCAGCAGCAGGCGCATCGTTTGCGTCACGTCATCAACCAGCTGGCTGCGAGGCTCCCCGAGCACGAACGCAGCAATCCGGCCGTCCGTGAGCTGACGAGCTACGGCTGTCCGACCCGGATGCACGTGGTGCGGCTGCTCGCTCCACAACTCGATCACGAGACGCACACCAAGGACATCGACTTCAGCCCGTCGGGCATCTTCAGGCGCTGGGACGCCGGCTATGCGCACACCCAATCGGCGTTGGCCAGCAAGCCATGGCAAGGCGAGTTCGACCCGCTCGCCGGCGTGATCCTGCATGATCAGCAGGAGATGATGCCGATGGCAGCCGAATGA